The following are encoded together in the Drosophila sechellia strain sech25 chromosome 3R, ASM438219v1, whole genome shotgun sequence genome:
- the LOC6621198 gene encoding uncharacterized protein LOC6621198, producing the protein MSSFKKLSLCLVLSIMWTSIAASTPIRQCADSSYPQPLMVQIDDCDALPCDLWKGTEAKIDIQFVATRNTMKKLSAEVHLTSLGVTIPYDLEASRGNVCSNLLHGAYCPLDAGEDVTYQLLLPVTANQPEVPTRLEIRLLDSDNENQVVSCFLADTRVKKPSSAV; encoded by the exons ATGTCCAGCTTCAAGAAGTTATCCCTGTGCCTAGTGCTTTCTATCATGTGGACTTCGATTGCAGCCAGCACACCAATTAGACAAT GTGCCGACAGCAGCTATCCTCAGCCACTGATGGTGCAAATCGACGATTGTGACGCCTTGCCCTGCGATTTGTGGAAGGGAACCGAGGCCAAAATCGACATCCAATTTGTTGCCA CTCGCAATACCATGAAGAAGCTATCAGCCGAAGTGCATCTGACCTCGCTGGGAGTGACCATACCCTATGACCTAGAAGCCTCCCGTGGCAATGTGTGCAGCAATCTGCTCCATGGCGCCTACTGTCCGCTAGATGCTGGCGAGGATGTGACCTACCAGCTGCTCCTGCCAGTCACCGCCAACCAGCCGGAGGTGCCCACGCGCCTGGAAATTCGTCTTCTGGACTCCGATAACGAGAATCAAGTGGTGTCCTGTTTCCTGGCCGACACTCGGGTCAAGAAGCCCAGCTCGGCAGTCTAG